Proteins encoded by one window of Desulfovibrio sp.:
- a CDS encoding adenylate kinase: MNILIFGPNGSGKGTQGDLIKQKYNLAHIESGAIFREHIGGGTELGKKAKAYIDRGDLVPDDITIPMVLETLKTKGQQGWLLDGFPRNTVQAQKLWDALQKEGMQLDYVVEILLPREVAKNRIMGRRLCKNNNNHPNNIFIDAIKPNGDVCRVCGGALSSRSDDQDEGAINKRHDIYYNITDGTLAAAYFYKDLAGAGKTKYIELNGEGSIDSIKETLLSKLA; encoded by the coding sequence GTGAATATCCTTATTTTTGGCCCTAACGGCAGCGGCAAAGGCACTCAGGGCGACCTGATCAAGCAGAAGTACAACCTCGCCCACATCGAATCCGGGGCCATCTTCCGTGAACACATCGGCGGCGGCACCGAGCTGGGCAAAAAAGCCAAGGCTTACATTGATCGCGGCGACCTCGTACCCGATGACATCACCATTCCCATGGTGCTGGAAACCCTGAAGACCAAGGGTCAGCAGGGCTGGCTGCTTGATGGTTTTCCCCGCAATACCGTGCAGGCCCAGAAGCTGTGGGACGCCCTCCAGAAAGAAGGCATGCAGCTTGACTACGTGGTTGAAATTCTTCTGCCCCGCGAAGTGGCCAAAAACCGCATCATGGGCCGCCGCCTCTGCAAGAATAACAACAACCACCCCAACAACATCTTCATTGACGCCATTAAGCCCAACGGCGATGTCTGCCGCGTCTGTGGCGGCGCGCTTTCCAGCCGCTCCGATGACCAGGACGAAGGCGCCATCAACAAGCGTCACGACATTTACTACAACATCACCGATGGCACCCTTGCCGCCGCGTACTTCTACAAGGACCTCGCGGGCGCTGGCAAAACCAAGTACATCGAACTGAATGGCGAAGGCAGCATTGATTCCATCAAGGAAACCCTGCTCTCCAAGCTCGCCTAG
- a CDS encoding GGDEF domain-containing protein, producing the protein MSDISKPLISFAVLVLLFLAPIFFIHDYASDVTSNISATTLTRLAEVNARAGNNFYQAVRNSMMEMSGMTKYLAQQEYHVSREYVLGLAPLFYAHSVRRFSIVDAEGNGFDGGGTQTDYSNDPIFLRARQGLTHVATAGSTSDPRLLIIANPLVARGSVQAVLISEFPAEGIETNMETWAFSNNTYNMVFDDSGQPLFWSPPPGKVMDDLFASFSGCGLPQNVTDMLRQKFADGAQQSVTFFDKATGLFIATTPVERFGWRMVSFVPQQAGNAAVSKQSLITNELVWRLVILAGIILTFLLLLERNSSRKLRRQQEDYRSIITSMSGGVLKFFSPDGTFLFVSPNYVKMLGFTEAEFKKTYGNSFAATVYEQDRETTLRTMRKQMKNSQPIDVEYRTRTKSGALIWLYHKGSVVNIEHGRSYIQSIVFDITRNKEAALSKRISDERYQFILEQHDINIFEQNLVNGYFSCSAQWLHTFGAVFNILENDPAIPLFPDDQERLVAFQKEVRLAPHQHKCTLEARLRDAEGEYRWFRIEASNIANTQGSPIYSIGIITDIDKQKSLELQLRTQATRDSGTGMRNKMSTEKAVSQFLETHESPLPQFYAMFMVDFDNFKGVNDRFGHAMGDKALFDMAQIIRRNFRGVDIVGRIGGDEFLVFCTEKMSLLGIRERAHMLVEQLHTQCCDQHSCLTLTASVGVACSPRDGTTYAELFNKADKATYAAKKLGRNRCVFYKEMNGDSPQSDPLH; encoded by the coding sequence ATGTCAGATATCTCCAAGCCTCTCATATCATTTGCCGTTCTTGTCCTCCTGTTTCTTGCCCCTATTTTTTTCATTCACGATTACGCAAGCGATGTTACATCAAACATCTCAGCCACTACGCTTACGCGCCTTGCCGAGGTGAACGCCCGCGCAGGAAACAATTTTTATCAGGCTGTTCGCAACAGCATGATGGAAATGAGCGGCATGACCAAGTATCTGGCGCAGCAGGAATATCACGTCAGCAGGGAATACGTGCTTGGGCTTGCCCCCCTGTTTTACGCCCACAGCGTGCGTCGTTTCAGCATTGTTGATGCTGAAGGCAATGGTTTTGACGGCGGAGGCACACAGACAGACTACAGCAACGACCCGATCTTTTTACGCGCACGCCAAGGCTTGACCCATGTTGCGACTGCTGGCAGCACCTCCGACCCGCGGCTTCTGATTATTGCCAACCCGCTGGTTGCCCGCGGCAGCGTACAGGCGGTGCTGATCAGCGAGTTCCCGGCTGAAGGCATAGAAACCAATATGGAAACTTGGGCGTTCAGCAACAATACCTACAACATGGTTTTTGACGATTCAGGCCAGCCTCTCTTCTGGTCGCCGCCTCCCGGCAAGGTCATGGATGACCTCTTTGCTTCATTCTCCGGGTGCGGCCTTCCCCAGAATGTTACGGACATGCTGCGGCAAAAATTTGCAGACGGCGCGCAGCAGTCCGTGACTTTTTTTGACAAAGCCACGGGTCTTTTTATCGCCACTACGCCTGTTGAACGTTTTGGCTGGCGCATGGTTTCTTTTGTTCCGCAACAAGCAGGCAATGCGGCAGTTTCAAAACAGTCGCTCATTACCAACGAGCTTGTCTGGCGGCTGGTCATTCTGGCTGGCATCATCCTCACTTTCCTGCTGTTGCTCGAGCGCAACTCCTCCCGCAAGCTGCGCCGCCAGCAGGAGGATTACCGTTCCATTATCACCAGCATGTCCGGCGGGGTTCTCAAATTTTTCAGCCCTGACGGCACATTCCTTTTTGTCAGCCCCAATTATGTAAAAATGCTCGGCTTTACCGAGGCGGAATTTAAAAAAACATACGGCAACAGTTTTGCCGCCACAGTATATGAGCAAGACCGTGAAACAACGCTGCGCACCATGCGCAAGCAGATGAAAAACAGCCAGCCCATAGACGTGGAATACCGCACCCGCACCAAGAGCGGAGCTTTGATCTGGCTGTACCACAAAGGGTCTGTGGTCAACATTGAGCACGGCCGATCGTACATACAAAGCATTGTCTTTGACATTACCCGCAATAAAGAAGCGGCGCTTTCCAAGCGCATATCCGATGAACGGTACCAGTTCATCCTGGAGCAGCACGACATCAACATTTTTGAACAAAATCTGGTCAACGGCTATTTTTCCTGTTCGGCCCAATGGTTGCACACCTTTGGCGCTGTTTTTAATATTCTGGAGAACGACCCGGCCATCCCGCTGTTTCCTGACGATCAGGAACGCCTGGTGGCTTTTCAAAAAGAAGTGCGCCTTGCGCCGCACCAACATAAATGCACTCTTGAGGCGCGTTTGCGTGATGCCGAGGGGGAATACCGCTGGTTTCGCATTGAGGCCTCCAACATAGCCAATACCCAAGGATCCCCCATCTACTCAATTGGCATTATTACTGACATCGACAAGCAAAAATCTCTGGAACTGCAATTACGCACCCAGGCCACACGCGACAGCGGCACGGGCATGCGCAACAAGATGTCTACGGAGAAGGCCGTATCCCAATTTCTGGAAACGCACGAATCCCCCCTGCCGCAATTCTACGCCATGTTCATGGTTGATTTTGACAACTTCAAAGGCGTCAATGACCGATTCGGGCATGCCATGGGCGACAAGGCCCTCTTTGACATGGCCCAGATCATCCGCCGCAATTTCCGTGGTGTGGATATTGTGGGGCGCATCGGCGGCGATGAATTTCTGGTTTTCTGTACAGAAAAAATGTCGCTGCTTGGCATACGCGAGCGCGCCCATATGCTTGTGGAACAACTGCACACCCAGTGCTGCGACCAGCACTCATGCCTCACCCTGACCGCCAGCGTTGGCGTGGCATGCAGCCCACGGGACGGCACAACCTATGCCGAACTGTTCAATAAGGCAGACAAAGCCACCTATGCGGCAAAAAAACTGGGCAGAAACAGGTGCGTGTTCTATAAAGAAATGAATGGCGATTCACCCCAGAGCGACCCACTGCACTAA
- a CDS encoding glycosyltransferase family 4 protein translates to MRVLMFGWEFPPHISGGLGTACFGMTQALAKKGAEIIFVLPRVEGGIGQNGFVRLRGASGTPVAAQLAESMTQAGHELWASSIRCLPVESPLVPYLTPQGYAEALENLRHEPGNAASTHAFAPHAGHADCKGEITFELHGGYGPDLMAEVQRYSRLAGAIAVQERFDVIHVHDWMTYPAGMMARALTGKPLVAHIHATEYDRSGLNINEQVAGIERAGLNAADVVVAVSRLTRKTVIERYGVAPEKVVVVHNAVARHEAGRCYLVPQRIRHEKRVLFLGRVTFQKGPEYFMEAARLVLQKIPNVRFFMAGSGDMLPALIRRAGQLRMGRRFHFAGFLRGEDVDRMFALSDLYVMPSVSEPFGITPLEAMLYDVPVLLSRQSGVSEVLEHALKADFWDTRDMADKICAVLRYPCLAAELVKNCREEMKSIRWENAADQLLTIYRDVLGGH, encoded by the coding sequence ATGCGAGTGCTTATGTTTGGCTGGGAATTTCCGCCCCACATCAGTGGAGGACTGGGAACGGCATGCTTTGGCATGACCCAGGCTCTGGCGAAAAAAGGGGCGGAGATCATCTTTGTACTGCCCCGCGTGGAAGGAGGTATTGGGCAGAACGGCTTTGTGCGTCTGCGGGGGGCCTCCGGCACTCCGGTTGCGGCCCAACTTGCGGAAAGCATGACGCAGGCCGGGCATGAACTCTGGGCCAGCAGCATCCGCTGCCTGCCGGTGGAAAGCCCGCTTGTTCCCTACCTCACGCCGCAGGGCTATGCCGAAGCGTTGGAAAACCTGCGGCATGAGCCAGGCAATGCGGCCAGTACGCACGCCTTTGCGCCGCATGCGGGCCATGCCGACTGCAAAGGCGAGATCACGTTTGAACTGCATGGCGGTTATGGGCCTGACCTCATGGCCGAGGTGCAGCGTTACAGTCGTCTGGCCGGGGCCATTGCCGTGCAGGAACGGTTTGACGTCATCCACGTGCACGACTGGATGACCTATCCTGCGGGCATGATGGCCAGGGCGCTGACCGGCAAGCCGCTTGTGGCGCACATCCACGCCACGGAATACGACCGCAGCGGCCTGAACATCAACGAACAGGTGGCGGGCATAGAACGCGCCGGGCTGAACGCCGCCGATGTGGTCGTAGCCGTAAGCCGCCTGACCCGAAAAACCGTCATTGAACGCTACGGCGTAGCGCCCGAAAAGGTGGTGGTAGTGCACAATGCCGTTGCGCGGCATGAAGCCGGGCGCTGCTACCTTGTGCCGCAACGCATACGGCATGAAAAGCGCGTGTTATTCCTCGGCCGCGTGACATTCCAGAAAGGGCCGGAATACTTCATGGAAGCGGCCCGTCTTGTGCTGCAAAAAATTCCCAATGTCCGCTTTTTCATGGCTGGCAGCGGCGACATGCTGCCAGCGTTGATCCGCAGGGCAGGGCAGTTGCGCATGGGGCGGCGCTTCCATTTTGCCGGATTTTTGCGCGGCGAAGATGTGGACCGCATGTTTGCCCTCAGCGATCTTTACGTCATGCCTTCAGTCTCCGAGCCTTTCGGCATAACGCCGCTGGAGGCCATGCTGTACGATGTGCCAGTGCTGCTCTCGCGTCAGTCGGGCGTTTCAGAAGTGCTGGAACACGCCCTCAAGGCCGACTTCTGGGATACACGCGACATGGCCGACAAAATCTGCGCCGTGCTGCGTTATCCCTGCCTTGCCGCAGAGTTGGTGAAAAACTGCCGCGAAGAAATGAAATCCATCCGATGGGAAAATGCCGCTGACCAATTGCTGACCATTTACCGGGATGTCCTTGGAGGTCACTGA
- a CDS encoding glycoside hydrolase family 57 protein, giving the protein MPALCLCFNIHEPYQFRRYTVFDMGQSSVYEDDDRNCETMLRAARLCYLPATEMLLRLVRRHEGAFAVSLCVSGTALDLFEQYAPEVTESLCALAATGCVEFVAETSAHSLAFLYSRVEFDRQVKAQSARIKKLFGKKPTTFMHTECVFNNDLAAALQQLGFKTALAEGADQVLGWRSPNWVYRPVSGPKMNLLLRNTALSDDMGLRFGDRGWSDWPLTADKFASWCHSLGDKADVINIYNDFHIFGLRHGQDSGIFDFMSALPEALLRDSRFRFATPGSIVGKRTPAGEVDVPQFVSWEESGHDLTSWLGNDMQKDAIHTLYSLAARVSACGDKMLLHDYERLQTADHFRHMSTKWFSGPQQDRPSPFDSPYDAYITYMNVLADFELRLEAAELAGKEHKPRRARKSNVRSVTDASV; this is encoded by the coding sequence ATGCCTGCGCTATGCCTGTGTTTCAATATACATGAGCCGTACCAGTTCCGCCGCTACACGGTTTTCGACATGGGGCAGAGCTCCGTTTACGAAGATGATGACCGCAACTGCGAAACCATGCTGCGCGCGGCGCGTCTGTGCTATTTGCCAGCCACAGAAATGCTGCTCAGGCTTGTGCGCCGCCATGAAGGCGCGTTTGCGGTGTCGCTGTGCGTTTCGGGCACCGCCCTGGATCTTTTTGAGCAGTACGCCCCTGAAGTGACAGAAAGCCTGTGCGCCCTCGCGGCTACGGGCTGCGTGGAATTTGTCGCCGAAACTTCGGCGCATTCGCTGGCCTTTCTGTATTCCCGCGTGGAATTTGACAGGCAGGTCAAGGCGCAGAGCGCGCGCATCAAAAAACTGTTTGGCAAAAAGCCCACGACCTTCATGCATACGGAATGCGTGTTTAACAATGACCTTGCCGCCGCCTTGCAACAGCTTGGCTTTAAAACCGCGCTGGCCGAGGGTGCGGACCAGGTGCTTGGCTGGCGCAGCCCCAACTGGGTGTACCGCCCGGTTTCTGGCCCCAAGATGAATCTTTTGCTGCGCAACACGGCCCTTTCTGACGACATGGGGCTGCGCTTTGGCGACAGGGGGTGGAGCGACTGGCCGCTCACTGCCGACAAGTTCGCCTCGTGGTGCCACAGCTTGGGCGACAAAGCTGATGTGATCAATATTTACAATGACTTTCATATATTCGGCCTGCGTCATGGGCAGGATTCGGGCATCTTCGATTTTATGTCGGCTCTGCCCGAGGCCCTGCTGCGCGACAGCCGCTTCAGGTTTGCCACGCCCGGATCCATTGTCGGAAAGCGCACCCCAGCCGGAGAGGTGGACGTGCCCCAGTTCGTATCGTGGGAAGAAAGCGGCCACGACCTGACCTCGTGGCTCGGCAACGACATGCAGAAAGACGCTATCCACACGCTTTACAGCCTTGCCGCCCGGGTGAGCGCCTGCGGCGACAAGATGCTGCTGCACGACTACGAGCGCCTGCAAACCGCCGACCATTTCCGGCACATGTCCACCAAGTGGTTTTCCGGTCCACAGCAGGACAGGCCCAGCCCCTTTGACAGCCCCTATGATGCGTACATCACCTATATGAACGTACTGGCAGATTTTGAGCTGCGGCTTGAAGCCGCAGAACTGGCAGGTAAAGAGCACAAGCCCCGCAGGGCACGCAAGAGCAATGTCCGTTCCGTCACTGATGCGTCCGTTTAA
- the glgP gene encoding alpha-glucan family phosphorylase has translation MNFDNSTVTLFEVSWEVCNKVGGIYSVVSSKALQAVEQFGEDYFLLGPSLAENVGFEETDENIWDSLRLAFATKDLKCRMGRWNIPGRPKAILVDFTKRYSSNQLLYDLWKNYGVDSLSGGWDYIEPVMFATACSAVIEAIHESRVEPLEGRSVALFHEWMCGAGLLSLKRLSPGIGTVFTTHATMLGRAMAGTGRDIYSNLRSINPANEAAALNITAKWSLEGASAREADVFTTVSPITGEESTVLLGRQPDVITTNGLDMRVIPDYSVDRSRPAEHRARIVEASNRFLRCELPANTRIFAISGRYEMHNKGVDIFLDALAKLEQSLAGTDASILALCLVMGGHTGVNTAAVSGDPEANDNGLPFICTHFAWNAPQDPILNACRRLGLNNNPENKVKVIFVPAMLNGEDGFLNMPYEDVMSACDVGCFPSWYEPWGYTPQESAAWAVPTITTDLSGFGMWARTQLQEGAAAPKGVCVMPRRGMNFEQSATVLHEHLIRAATCAVDDLPQWRAEARALAEKSSWQFFFENYVRAFEIAFKKASTRINCDCGHAALARVLSTSCSATPFLRPIMAIAEVPEELSRLRDIARNVWWCWHDKAKALFMALSPSHWESWRNPLRMLEQADPERFRDLLENEDYMNLYREVVAKFDAYMAEPIRSLSTDVTPEAPIAYFSTEYGLSESIPIYSGGLGVLSGDHLKSASDMAIPLVGVGLLYKNGYFRQDIDADGRQVAQYPVNNFGLMPISMVYDADNQPVYVQLELPGRLLFARVWKMAVGRITLYLMDTDTRRNTDEDRRITDKLYEANREVRLLQEMLLGMGGMRLLRTMRIMPSVFHMNEGHSAFMAMERLQECLSMGMNYAEATVRVRSNTVFTTHTPVPAGNESFSLELMERYFSGIAANLGLSWQQFVQLGQIEGGNSSSFEMTVLALRHSCWANGVSRLHGVVSRHMWNNLWKSLPVAETPIGHVTNGIHVPSYVGSWMHELLHQYLGSGWMQSPPGSSVWDKVDNIPDEAFWAARMHQKEALLDDLRRRIPEFIQKFHLSSDERKHMESMLKPDTLIIGFARRFAPYKRATLIFADPDRLARILSNTNRPVVLVFSGKAHPADEAGINMIQEVLRMCRDERFLGRIFFVENYSLAVSRIMAQGCDVWLNTPRRPHEASGTSGMKLPVNGGINLSISDGWWCEGYNRQNGWTIGPVVSTELPSSEQNDYADAEDLYSLLENAVVPLYFERNAEGLPLNWIATAKRSLKSLTAMYSSNRMLNDYIRQFYLRAARRRNMLRDNHWEACRALAAWQSDLPARFGTVKVDELTISGVENNTMICGEPVSVQLRMHLGEMKPQEILVQLVIGQALINGSFRDKPEILRLEPRSGENGQDGMRYTASYIPTFSGHYRYGVRIMPVHPAQASPLETDNILWA, from the coding sequence ATGAATTTCGATAACAGCACCGTCACGTTGTTTGAGGTCAGTTGGGAAGTCTGCAACAAGGTGGGGGGCATTTACTCTGTGGTCAGCAGCAAGGCATTGCAGGCTGTAGAGCAGTTTGGCGAGGATTATTTTCTCCTTGGCCCGTCCCTGGCGGAAAATGTGGGTTTTGAAGAAACGGACGAGAATATCTGGGATTCGCTCCGTCTGGCATTTGCCACAAAGGATCTCAAATGCCGCATGGGCCGCTGGAATATTCCCGGTCGCCCCAAGGCCATTCTGGTGGATTTTACCAAGCGGTATTCCAGCAATCAGCTTTTGTACGATCTGTGGAAAAATTACGGTGTGGATTCGCTTTCCGGCGGGTGGGACTATATTGAACCTGTCATGTTCGCCACGGCTTGCAGTGCGGTTATTGAGGCCATTCATGAGAGTCGGGTGGAACCCCTTGAGGGCCGCAGCGTTGCCCTGTTCCACGAATGGATGTGCGGCGCGGGCCTGCTTTCGCTCAAGAGGCTTTCTCCCGGCATAGGGACGGTGTTCACCACGCACGCCACCATGCTTGGGCGGGCCATGGCCGGAACCGGGCGGGATATCTACTCCAACCTGCGCAGCATTAATCCCGCCAACGAGGCCGCAGCCCTGAACATCACGGCCAAGTGGTCGCTTGAAGGGGCCAGCGCGCGCGAGGCGGACGTTTTTACCACCGTCAGCCCCATCACCGGCGAGGAATCAACGGTGCTGCTGGGGCGGCAGCCTGATGTCATCACCACCAACGGTCTGGATATGCGGGTTATTCCCGATTATTCCGTAGACCGCTCCCGCCCCGCGGAACACCGTGCGCGCATCGTGGAGGCCTCCAACCGCTTCCTGCGTTGCGAACTGCCCGCCAACACACGTATTTTCGCCATTTCCGGCCGCTACGAAATGCACAACAAGGGCGTGGACATCTTTCTGGATGCCCTGGCCAAGCTTGAGCAGAGCTTGGCAGGCACGGACGCTTCCATTCTTGCCCTATGTCTTGTCATGGGCGGGCATACGGGCGTTAATACCGCTGCGGTTTCTGGCGACCCAGAGGCCAACGACAACGGCCTGCCCTTTATCTGCACGCATTTCGCCTGGAATGCGCCGCAAGATCCCATACTCAATGCCTGCCGTCGGCTGGGCCTGAACAACAATCCGGAGAATAAGGTCAAGGTCATCTTTGTGCCAGCCATGCTCAATGGAGAAGACGGCTTTTTGAATATGCCCTACGAAGATGTCATGTCGGCCTGCGATGTGGGTTGCTTTCCCTCCTGGTACGAGCCGTGGGGGTACACGCCGCAGGAAAGCGCGGCCTGGGCCGTGCCCACCATTACCACGGATCTTTCCGGTTTTGGCATGTGGGCGCGCACGCAGTTGCAGGAGGGGGCCGCTGCGCCCAAGGGCGTGTGCGTCATGCCCCGCAGGGGTATGAACTTTGAGCAGAGCGCCACAGTATTGCACGAGCACCTGATCCGCGCTGCCACCTGCGCAGTGGATGATTTGCCCCAATGGCGCGCAGAGGCGCGTGCGCTGGCGGAAAAATCATCGTGGCAGTTCTTTTTTGAAAACTACGTCAGAGCCTTTGAAATAGCCTTCAAAAAAGCCTCCACCCGGATTAACTGCGATTGCGGGCATGCGGCTCTGGCGAGGGTGCTTTCCACATCGTGCTCCGCCACGCCATTTTTGCGGCCCATCATGGCCATTGCCGAGGTGCCGGAAGAGCTTTCCCGCCTGCGCGACATTGCCCGTAATGTGTGGTGGTGCTGGCACGACAAGGCCAAGGCCCTGTTTATGGCCTTGAGTCCTTCCCATTGGGAAAGCTGGCGTAATCCACTCAGGATGCTGGAGCAGGCCGACCCGGAACGCTTCCGCGATCTGCTGGAAAACGAAGATTACATGAATCTTTACCGTGAGGTCGTCGCCAAGTTTGATGCCTACATGGCCGAGCCCATCCGCTCGCTCAGCACTGATGTGACGCCAGAAGCCCCCATTGCCTATTTTTCCACGGAATATGGCCTGAGCGAATCCATCCCCATTTATTCAGGCGGGCTGGGCGTCCTTTCTGGCGACCATCTCAAGTCTGCCTCGGACATGGCCATCCCCCTGGTGGGCGTGGGGCTTTTATACAAAAACGGCTACTTTCGGCAGGATATAGACGCCGATGGGCGGCAGGTGGCCCAGTATCCCGTCAACAACTTCGGCCTCATGCCCATTTCGATGGTGTACGATGCGGACAACCAGCCGGTCTATGTGCAGCTTGAACTGCCGGGCCGTCTGCTGTTTGCAAGGGTGTGGAAGATGGCCGTGGGGCGCATAACCCTGTACCTCATGGATACGGACACCCGCCGCAACACTGACGAAGACCGCCGCATTACCGACAAGCTCTATGAGGCCAACCGCGAGGTGCGCCTGTTGCAGGAAATGCTGCTCGGCATGGGCGGCATGCGGCTGCTGCGCACGATGCGCATAATGCCCAGCGTTTTTCATATGAATGAAGGGCATTCGGCCTTTATGGCCATGGAACGCCTTCAGGAATGCCTGAGCATGGGCATGAACTATGCCGAGGCAACTGTGCGGGTGCGCTCCAATACGGTGTTTACCACGCACACGCCCGTGCCCGCTGGCAACGAATCGTTTTCTCTGGAGCTGATGGAACGGTATTTCAGCGGAATCGCCGCCAACCTTGGTTTATCCTGGCAGCAGTTTGTGCAGCTTGGGCAGATAGAGGGCGGTAACAGCAGTTCCTTTGAAATGACGGTGCTGGCTTTGCGGCATTCGTGCTGGGCCAACGGTGTGAGCCGCCTGCACGGTGTTGTTTCGCGCCACATGTGGAACAACCTCTGGAAAAGTTTGCCCGTGGCGGAAACGCCCATAGGGCACGTTACCAACGGTATTCACGTGCCGTCCTATGTGGGTAGCTGGATGCATGAACTGCTGCACCAGTATCTTGGTTCCGGCTGGATGCAGTCGCCTCCTGGTTCCAGCGTATGGGACAAGGTGGACAATATTCCTGACGAGGCCTTCTGGGCGGCCCGCATGCACCAGAAGGAAGCCCTGCTTGACGACCTGCGCCGCCGGATCCCGGAATTTATCCAGAAGTTCCATTTGTCGTCGGATGAACGCAAGCACATGGAATCCATGCTCAAGCCCGATACCCTCATCATCGGCTTTGCCCGCAGATTCGCCCCCTACAAGCGCGCCACGCTGATTTTTGCAGACCCGGACAGGCTGGCCCGCATACTCAGCAATACCAATCGCCCTGTGGTGCTGGTGTTCTCTGGCAAGGCGCATCCAGCGGACGAGGCGGGCATCAACATGATTCAGGAAGTGCTGCGCATGTGCCGGGACGAGCGCTTTCTGGGCCGCATATTCTTTGTGGAAAACTACAGTCTGGCTGTGTCGCGCATTATGGCGCAGGGCTGCGATGTCTGGCTGAACACGCCGCGCAGGCCGCACGAGGCCTCGGGCACCAGCGGTATGAAGCTACCTGTCAACGGCGGCATCAACCTGAGCATTTCTGACGGTTGGTGGTGCGAAGGCTATAACCGCCAGAACGGCTGGACCATTGGCCCGGTTGTTTCCACAGAACTGCCCAGCAGCGAGCAGAATGACTACGCCGATGCCGAGGATCTGTATTCACTGCTGGAAAACGCTGTTGTCCCCCTGTATTTTGAGCGCAATGCAGAAGGCCTGCCCCTGAATTGGATTGCCACGGCCAAGCGTTCGCTCAAAAGCCTCACGGCCATGTACAGCAGCAACCGCATGCTCAACGATTATATCCGTCAGTTTTATCTGCGGGCGGCGCGCAGGCGCAACATGCTGCGTGATAACCACTGGGAGGCCTGCCGCGCCCTTGCCGCCTGGCAGAGTGATTTGCCCGCGCGTTTTGGCACGGTCAAGGTGGACGAACTGACCATCAGCGGGGTGGAAAACAACACCATGATCTGCGGCGAACCCGTGAGTGTGCAACTGCGCATGCATCTTGGCGAAATGAAGCCGCAGGAGATACTGGTGCAACTTGTGATCGGGCAGGCGCTCATTAATGGCAGCTTCCGCGACAAGCCGGAAATATTGCGGCTTGAACCGAGATCAGGAGAAAACGGACAGGACGGCATGCGCTATACCGCAAGCTACATTCCAACGTTCAGCGGGCATTACCGGTACGGCGTGCGCATCATGCCCGTGCATCCGGCGCAGGCGTCGCCGCTGGAAACGGATAATATCCTCTGGGCCTAG